ACTATTCAAGTTGTGGCTGACCGTGTAGGAGAAGATACAACATTTGGTAAGATTATTGAACTAGTAGAAGAAGCACAAGACTCAAAATCAGAAGCGGAACGGTTCATAGACCGTTTTTCCAAATATTATACACCAGTAGTTCTTGTTTTATCCTTTATAGTATGGTTATTTTCACGAGATATTGAACTTGCAATTACTATTCTAGTTTTAGGATGTCCAGGTGCTTTAGTTATTGGTGTACCAGTATCTAATGTTGCAGGTATAGGAAATGGAGCACGTCACGGAATATTATTAAAAGGTAGCGAAGTAATTAGAGATTTCAGCAGATTAGATACAATGGTATTCGATAAAACTGGTACCCTAACAGTAGGAAACCCATCGGTTGCAGAAAAAGAATATTATGGAGATGAGATTGATGAAGTATTAGGATATCTTGCAAGTGTTGAGCGTGAATCAGACCACCCATTAGCAAAAGCAGTATTGGAGGAAATTGGAGAAACCACATTTTCGCCAGTTGAAAATACAGAAGTTATAAAAGGTGGCGGAATTGTAGCTAAAGTTAATGGGCACAGAATTGCTGTTGGAAATATTACCTTAATGGAAAGAGAAAATGTTGAACTTGATGAAAAAGCAAAAGCAGATGTTGAAAGCCTCGAAAAAAATGGGAACTCACTAGTGCTAACTGCTGTTGATGGAAAACTAAAAGTCTTGATGGGTGTTCGTGACCAGATACGTTCAGGCGTAAAAGAAGACTTACTAAAACTAAAGAAATTAGGGGTAAAAAAACTTGTTATGTTATCAGGTGATAACCAGGGGACAGTAGACCTGGTTAGTCGTGAGCTAGGTTTAACTGAAGCACATGGAAACATGCTGCCTGGAGATAAATCAGTATATATTAAGAAGCTAATTGAAGAAGGGCAAATAGTTGCTTTCGTTGGAGATGGTGTCAATGACAGTCCTTCACTAGCTTTAGCAAATATCGGTATAGCCATGGGAGGCGGTACAGATGTTGCTATTGAAACATCAGATGTTGTTCTGATGAATTCTGACTTTAGCTGTTTACCACATGCCCTTGGATTAACAAAAGCTATAGCCAGAAATATGAAGCAAAATATTTTTATAGCTGTAGGAGTTGTATTAGTATTATTAGCCAGTGTATTATTCAGTGAGTGGATGAACATGTCAATAGGTATGCTAGTACATGAAGGTAGTATATTAGCAGTTATTCTTAATGGTATGAGATTATTACGTTATAACTTAAGAAAATAACTAAGTAAAAAATTGACTTGAAATTAAAGGTTTATTAAAAAAATAGGATATAATTAAACTAAATAGACAGTATGAAAGAGACTTACCAAAATTTTTTGATGGGAGGAGATTATAGTATGAAATCAGCAACAATCCAATTAGAAACTTTAGCATGTCCATCATGTATGCTAAAAATTGAAGGTGCGCTTAAAAGTTTAGATGGTATAGACCAGGATACAGTAAAAGTATCATTTAACTCAAGCAAAGTGAAAGTGGATTTCCAGGAAGATAAAGTTTCAATCGATGAAATCGAAGATTCAATTAAGAAACTAGGTTATGAGGTTATAAAATCAAAAGTAAAATAATAGGCCCTTTAAGAAGGAAGCAACTTAGAATAGAAATACCCGTTCTCTAGATTATCAAAAGGACGGGTGTTTTGATTTACTTATTTTTGTAATAAAATATAGCAAGCTGTGTCCTATCTCTGAGGTCTAATTTGGATAAAATAGTAGATAAGCTATTTCTAACAGTACCCTCGCTTAGATACAGCTTATTAGCTATTTCTCTATTGCTGAGGCCTTCAGCTACAGCTGTGATTATTTCTAATTCCTTTTCTGTAATACCATACTTTGAAAAGTCAGTAGTTTCGCTTCCATTAATTAAAGACGGGATTTTCGAGACAATGTCATCGCCGAAAACGCTTTGTCCCATAAACACAGCCTTGAGTGCAGGTACAATACATTCAAAGTTTTGCTTAATTATATACCCCTTAGCTCCCATCCTAAGTGCTTTAACTATATACTCATCATCTGAAAAAGTAGTTAGAAATAATATCTTTGCATTTTTATCTTTATTTAATATAGCTTCTCCTGCATCAATTCCAGACATTAACTCCATTCTTATATCCATTAACAGAATATCAGGATTTAAGCTATTATAAAGCTCTATAGCCTCTTTTCCGTTATGTCCTATACCTACTACAGAAATATTTTCTTCTGCTTCTAGTATAGTTTTAAGAGCCAAACATACTAAGTTGTCATCATCCACTACCACTACTTTCATTTTGCTCAATCCTTTCAATGTGCTTATTTTTTAGGTATTGAAATAAATATTCTAAATCCTTTGTCTGTGCTAATATTAACATTGCCACCTAATGATGTGACCCTATCAGTAATATTTTTTATTCCGATGCCATTTTCACTATTGTAGTTACAAGGAGAACCATTGTCTTTTATAATCAATTGATAAAGTGAAGGATGTTCACGTACTGTTATAGAGGCCTCAGTAGCATTAGAATGTTTAATAATATTTGATAAGGCTTCCTTTGTTATAGTAATGAAGCAATTTTTGATATCCTTTTTTATATTTGATTCTATATCATAATCAAAACTAATAGGACAAAAATTAAAATTTTCAATTAATTTTTGTATCTCTGTATGTAAATCAATAGCTTTTTCGTGTAAGTTATGTACACTATCACGTATGCTATCCATTGCCTCAGAAAGGGTATCTTTTATAACTACTAGACTTTCTTTTGTTTTGTCATCCTTATTGATTGCTAGAAGTGCACCGATTTGCAATATACATCTTGATAGTAAATGTCCTACATTGTCATGAATATCTCTTGCTATCCTATTCCGTTCAGTTAATGTTGCAAGGTTTATTTCATAATCCTGCTTCTCTAGAAGTTCCTTATTTTGCTTTTCCAGCTGCATTGATATTTCCTTAGCATTATCTCGGAGTACATGATAATCTTTTTCAAGAATTTGAAGTGAAACGGTACGAGATTTTAGAACATATGTAAAAAGAATAAAAGCTGCTATCAATAGCCTTGATTCAGGTTGAACTTCAGTAAAATTAAGAATAAGTGGAATAACTGATAATGCCCATAACCACTTAGGATCCATAAGTACTACATCGTAACAGAGCAATGGGACTAAGAATAATAAAGCTGGAATAAACAAGCTAGCAATTATATATATGACAAAAATAACAATAGTAATAAATTGCTTTTCAAAATAGCTTATTATAGCACTACAGATTATGGTGGCTAGTATTGGTACGATCATATATGGACTATTTGTATTGGAAACATAAAAAGCCAATAAAACAGCTAAGATAATAGCTTTATCAATTAATCTCTTCATTTCTCTAAGCTCCTATTTATAGGATAAGGTACATATAAATTCTAGCATTTCATATTATGGACTTCAAGCTTATTATGACATTTGTCATGCATAACTTGGAGTTCATTCACTTATTAATTTCATTTATTTATTTTATTATATATATAAGGTAGTATGAATTGATTATAAAAACTTTTTCATATGAGTTTTAATTATATAATTGGAGGGAGTACTATGGTTATAAAGGTTAAAAACCTAGTAAAAAGATATGATGATTTGATTGCATTAGATCATTTAAATCTAGAAGTAAAAGAAGGTGAAATTTTCGGACTTCTGGGACCAAATGGTTCTGGCAAAACCACAGCAATAAATTGTATATTATCACTATTGAAATATGATAAGGGGACCATAGAGATTTATGGCAAGCCTATGACGCCAGATGCCTATGATATTAAAAGGAATATAGGCATTATCATGCAGAATGTTGCAGTTTTTGAAGAGCTAAATGTTTATGAGAACATTGATTATTTCTGTGGGATGTATATTACAGATAAAAAGAAGCGGAGAGGGCTTGTAGATGAGGCTATAGACTTTGTTGGACTTAAGGATTATAGAAAGTTCTATCCCAAAAAGCTAAGTGGTGGATTACTTAGAAGATTAAACATTGCCTGTGGAATTGCTCATAAACCTAATCTAATCATTCTAGATGAACCTACAGTCGCAGTTGACCCTCAAAGCAGAAACAACATATTAGAAGGTATACAAAGACTTAATAAAGAGGGAGCAACAATAGTTTATACTTCCCACTACATGGAGGAAGTTGAGGAAATATGTACAAGAATAGCCATCATGGACAAAGGCAAAATAATAGCTACAGGAACTAATGATGAACTAAAGGATATGATAAATTCTGGTGAAACTATTACAATAGAAATTTTTAAGTTTGATAAAAACATATTAGATGATATTAGAAAATTTCCGCATATTTCATCTGTTGATTTTAACGACAGTTTACTAGTTGTAAAATCAAGTAAAGGAAAAAATAACTTAGTGGCTTTGTTAGACTATTTAAAATCTAAAAACATTCCTATTGGAAAAATTTATTCTGAACCACCTACATTAAACGATGTGTTTCTAGAAATAACTGGCAAAGAGCTTAGAGATTAAAGGGGAGGATATTATGTTTATACATAACTACCTATACAGGTTAAAATGTATAGTAAGGGATAAGCAAATTATGTTCTGGACACTACTATTTCCTATAGTTTTAGCTATATTGTTTAATTTGGCCCTTAGAAATATACACAGTACAGAAAATTTTACTGAAATAAAAGTGGGAATAGTTGATGACGATGAGTATAGAAAGAATACAGCTTTTATCAATGTAATTGAAGCTGTATCAAGCTCTGACAATAGCACAGGTACAAAAAATCTATTTCATGTTATCTATACATCAATGGAAGAAGCTGACAAACTTCTTGAAGATAACAAAATTAAAGGCTACATTTATTTTGAAGATGAAATAAAGCTAGTAGTAAAGAAATCTGGTATAGATCAGAGCATCATAAAAGGATTCATAGACGATTTTGTTCAAACTAGTTCTACAGTTTTGACAATAATAAATAAAGACCCTGATGCAATTAATGATGGACTATTGAATAATGTAGCAGATAGAACTGACTACCTTAAAGAGATCACTGTAAGTAAATCAGCTCCAAATACTTTTGTAAACTACTTTTACACATTAATTGCTATGGCATGTCTATACGGAGGCTTTTGGGGATTAAAGGAGGTTACTGCTATCCAAGCTGATCTTTCTCCACAGGGAGCAAGAGTTAGTGTAGCACCTACTCATAAGGTAAAGTTGTTCTTAGCATCTATGCTGGCTGCTACTACTGTGCAATTAGGGGTGATAGCTGTTTTACTAGGCTATTTGACTATAATATTAAAAATTGACTTTGGAAATCAACTGGGATATATAGCATTAACTTGCATAATAGGCACATTTACAGGAGTTACCTTTGGAACTTGTATTACCACAGTAGTGAAAAAAAGTGAGGGACTTAGAATAGGAATTCTTATTGGGCTTTCTATGATTATGTCATTTTTATCAGGAATGATGTATGACAAGATGAAGTATATTGTCAGCACAAAGGTTCCTATATTAGGTTATATTAACCCAGCTAACTTAATAACTGATAGCTTTTACTCCTTATATTATTATGATACTCATACAAGATACTTCAAAGATATTGCCTTACTTTGCATTATTGCAGGAATTTTTAGTTTAATTACTTATTTGGTAATAAGGAGGCAGAAATATGCAAGTCTATAAAGCCTTTTTCAAGATAATTCTTAAGAATTTAAGTCAAATAATAATTTACTTTGTAGTCTTTATAGGCATCACGACAATACTTGCGAGTTCTAGTCCTAATACTGTAGCTACAGACTTTACTGAAGCAAAAGTCAATATAGTATTAATAAATCATGACACTAATTCAAAATTAGTTGAAGGTTTGAGAAAGCATCTCAGTCAAAATGCAAACATTAAAGATATACCAGATGATACTCAAAAACTTCAAGATGCTCTGTTTTTTAGAGAGGTAGAATATATATTAAGAATTCCAATGGGATTTACAGAGGGATTGCTAAGTGAAAAGCACATACAAATTGAAAAGACTGTAGTACCTAATTCAACAAGTGGAATATACATTGATAACATAATTAATAAATATTTAAATACAGTCAGAACTTATAATAATAGCATAGAGGATTTAACTGAGGAAGAGCTTATTAGCTATGTTGAAAAAGATCTAAGCAAAAAAACTGATGTTAAGATAAAATCTTCTGTAGAGGAAACTTTTTTGATTGAGAAGCGTGCGCATTTTTTTAACTATATGGCCTATACACTATTTTCAGTATTAATTTTAGGAGTAAGCTCAGTAATGATTGTCTTTAATGATACAGAGTTAAAAAGGCGTAATCTTTGCTCTCCTATACAACTTAAAGCTATGAGTTTTCAACTAATACTAGGGAATATTACTTATGCGGTAATTGCGTGGTTTACATTGATTTTAATGAGCTTCATAATGTATGGAAGCTACATGTTTACTGCTAAAGGCTTGCTTTTAATATTAAACTCATTCATATTTACTTTAGCAGTCTTAAGCATAAGTTTTTTAATCGGAAATTCTATAAAGAGTAAAAATGCCATGTCGGCAGCTGCAAATGTCTTTTCTCTAGGCTCATGTTTTATAAGTGGAGTATTTGTTCCTCAAGATTTGATGAGCAATACAGTGTTAAAAATTGCAAGCTTTACACCAAATTATTGGTTTGTGAAAGCTAATAATAGTATATCTGGCTTGAATAATATTAATATGACAAACCTTAAACCTATATTCATGAACATGCTGATAGTAATAGGCTTTGCTTTAGCTATGTTAGCAGTATCCCTTGTAGTTATAAAGCAAAAGAGAGTAAGTAATTAGTGATAAGAATAAAAAGGCTAAATCTTTAGCCTTTTTATCATTATCGTTCAAAAACAAATTTTCCATCTATCATTGTCTTTTCTACTTTAATATCCTTAATATAGGATTCATCTATGGTAAATATGTCACTATCTAATACTATTAAATCAGCAACGTAGCCTGGTTTTAACCTACCTTTAAAGTCCTCTTTAAATTCATTGAAAGCACTTCCTATTGTATAGGCATCTATAGTATCTTCAATACTCATTTTTTCACTTGGGTTGAATCCGCCTTCAGGCTTACCATTAATTCTCTTTCTTGTAACAGCACAATAAATATTAGGGAAAGGATTACAGTCTTCTACTGGCGCATCAGTACTGAAGCTTATTGGAGCACCTAGCTTTTTTAGAGTATTAAATGCATAAGATGTATTTGCTAATTCCTTACCAACACGGTCTTCAACAATTTGTGTATCATAATCTAAAAAAATGGGCTGATACATAACAGGGATGTTTAGTCTAGCTATTCTCTCTAATTGGTCCATGCTAGTAATCTGACAATGAACTATTCCATGACGAAGAGGGTTCTTTCCATCCTTCATAGTTTTATCATATGCATTTATTACGCTTTCTACAGCACCATTACCAATTGCATGAGTAACTACTGTAATCCCATTTTTTGTGGCTAAGTCACATAAAGCTTGTAGTTGTTCATCGCTCAAAGCTGCTACACCTTTAGTCCCGGGAGCATCCTCATATTCTCTTAACATTAAGGCTGTTCTAGCTCCTAATGAACCATCTTTATATAACTTTAAAGCACCACGTGATAAGAACTTTCCATCATATATTCCTGTTTTAAATTCAGTATCTAGGTATTCTTTGAAAACATTTATATTTTGAAAATTAAATTGGGGATAATATCTTAATTTTAACTTACTATTATTATTTAATTCGTGGATAATTTTAAAAATGTTTTTAAAGTTATCTTCAGAAACATCATTTGATTGAACAGAAGTTATACCTAGACTCAATGCATATTCAGCTGCCCTAATAAAATCTTCCATTATTGCATTATTATCTTTATCAGGAATAACAGAATAGAGTAAGCTGAGGGCATTTTCATTAAATATTCCATTTGGTTTTCCATCATTTCCAAGTTCAATAACTCCACCATCAACATTTGTGTTTTCATCTATACCAAGTATCTCTAGGGCTTTTGTATTACCTACTGCCACATGACCGCATACTCTACTAAAGACAATAGGAATCTCTGTAGATATTTTGTCCAAATCAAAGCGTGTCAATAGGCGCCTTTCACCAGTAGAGAAATAATCTTGGTTCCAACCTCTACCTTTTAGAACAGTCAATCTATTATTTTGCTTAATAAACTTTCTTCCTAACTCTATAACATCATCTACTGACTTTGCTGATGTCAAATTGCATGAGCTCATAAATTCTCCAACGCCTAAAAGATGCATGTGACTATCATTAAAGCCAGGTAAAACAGTTTTCTCTTGTAGGTCTATTATCTTATCAGCGTCATTTTTAAGAATCTCTTCATCAGTACCAACTTCTTTGATAATGCCATTTTCAATGAATATTGCCTGTTGAAAGTTATTTTTCTCAATATAGAACTTCCCATTCCTTAGTATTGTTCTCAAAATACAATCCCCTCCATATAATAGCTTAGTTAAAATGAGACTTGCTTAAGCTTTAAAAAAAGATGAACTAAAAGGGCAACGCCTGATTATTTAATTATATCATTAATTGTGTTGGCATAGAAAAATAAAAACTTCTATATAAGATAAGCTTGAAAACTGAAGACTATTATTAAAACTCAATGATAGAAAGATAGAAAGTTTACATACACAAAATATTTTGGTATTTCTTTCCTAGTACTTATAAATAAAAGAAATTCTTCGGACTTACATCCTTAGAATGACGTATTTTGCAAGCTGTCACTCTGGCGTAAGCGAAGAATCTCTCTTAAGTTAATTATTTACTAGTATTTAATAAATTTTGAACCTGCTACACCACAAATACTACATTTTTCTGGAACATATTTTTCAATGTTTCCACATACAGGGCATAAATAATAGAAAATTTCTTCTGTTGCATCAATATTTTCTAATGCTTCTCTATAAAGCTTAGCATGAACTTTTTCAGCTTCCATGGCAAAAGTAAATGTTCTAATTGCTGCCTTATTTCCTTCTTCTTCAGCAACTTTTAAGAATTCTGGATACATACTCTCGAATTCGTATTTTTCGCCATTTTCTGCATCTTTAAGATTTTCTGAAGTTGATAAGATTTTTTCTGCTACTTCTAAGTGTTTTTGAGCATGTATTGCCTCAGCATCTGAAGCTGCTCTAAATAGCTTTGCTGCGTTAGTTTTTCCTTCAGCTTCTGCTTTCTTAGCATAAGCAGTGTATTTTCTGTTAGCTTGGGACTCACCAGCAAATGCAGCCATTAAATTTTCAAGTGTTTTGTTTTTTGACATATGTATCTCCTCCATTTATTTAAATTTATTTTAATTGACTTAGTTAGATTTATCATTACTATGACTAATACATTTAGGACAAATACCTTTAAAATACACATCTTTATGTTTGATTTTAAAGCCTTTTAAATCCTTAGAATCAAAAGAATCTATATTTATTTCAAAATCATATATAGAGCCACAGGATTCGCATTTAAAATGACCATGACTTTCTGTATCTATGTCGTATCTAGCCTCATTATCCTCTATAGTTATTTGTTTTACCATACCAGCATCTACTAAAGTATTTAATGTATTATATACAGTAGTTTTTGATAGGGTAGGTATTTCATTATGTAAATGGCTGTATATTTGATCTACAGTAGGGTGACATCTATTGTTAGCTACATACTCTAATACTTTAAGCCTTTGATGTGATAGACGTATACTTTTATTTTTCAATTCTCTTGATAAATCTTCGAAATTCTTTTTCATTTAATTCACATCCTAACTTAGTTAAAATAAAATGTATTAGTTTTAAGTCTATAATGATTACAATTTAATTATAATTACAATAATATATTTTGTCAAGCATTAAAATAAAAAATTTTAAAATATTGTGGGTAATTATTGAAGCAAAGGTAAAAGTTCTTGTTAGAGTCATTCTCATTAAGTAAGGGTATAATAATTAGGAGGAGTATTGATAAAGAAAAGAGTCTTGTATATATAGTGAATTAAGGAGAAATAAGCAAAAAACCAAGAGTCAAAAAAATTAGAAAAGGAAAGGATATTATGATAGATGGTAAAACAATACAGAAAATAGGATGGAATTTAGATAATAGTTATTCTTTACTACCAGAAAAATTTTATACAAGAACCAATCCAACTCCTGTAAGTTCACCAAAGCTAGCAATTTTAAATCATGGATTGGCAACAAAGCTGGGTCTAGACCCTTCGGCACTGAAAAATAATGAGGGCATAGAAATACTTGCTGGAAATCAGATTCCTGAAGATGCCTTTCCTATTGCACAAGCGTACGCAGGTCACCAATTTGGTCATTTTACAATGTTAGGAGACGGGAGGGCAGTTTTACTAGGTGAACAAATAACGCCACAAGGAGAAAGGTTTGATATTCAACTTAAGGGTTCTGGCAGGACTCCATATTCAAGAGGAGGAGATGGAAGGGCAGTACTTGGTCCAATGCTCCGTGAATACATTATAAGTGAGGCCATGTATGCATTAGGAGTTCCAACAACTCGCAGCTTAGCTGTGGTGACAACAGGTGATATGGTAATGCGTGAAACAGCATTACCTGGTGCAATTCTAACTCGTGTGGCGGCTAGTCATATCCGTGTAGGTACCTTTGAATTTATTGCAGAATGGGGAACAAGTGAGGAATTAAAGATTCTAGCTGACTATACTATAAGACGACATTATCCCGAAATAGAAGCAGAAGAAAACAAGTATCTTTCCTTACTTCAAGAAGTTATCAAGCGTCAGGCTTCGCTTATAGCTAAATGGCAGCTCGTAGGATTTGTTCACGGAGTAATGAATACTGACAATATGACTATTAGTGGAGAAACTATTGATTATGGACCTTGTGCCTTCATGGATGTATATAATCCAGCAACTGTTTTTAGTTCAATTGATATCTATGGTCGTTATGCCTATGGCAATCAGCCTGATATAGCTGCATGGAATCTAGCAAGATTTGCAGAGGCGCTATTGCCACTAATCCACTCGAATCAGGATAAAGCTATTAAATTTGCTGAGAAAGCAGTATCAAGCTTTTATGAGCTATATTACAATAGTTGGCTTACGGGAATGAGAGCAAAGCTAGGAATATTTAATGAAGAAACAGAGGATGAATCACTTATTGAAAATCTTTTAAATCTTATGCAAAAATATAATGCAGATTACACTAATACATTTCGTGCATTAACCTTAGATAAGCTGTGTGACATGGTTCTATTTGACACAGTAGAATTTGCTAATTGGTATAAAATGTGGCAAAAGAGATTAAGTAGACAAGAGGAAAATTCACCACATCAATCGATGCGTAAAATCAATCCTGCTGTTATTCCTAGAAATCACAGAGTAGAAGAGGCATTAGATGCAGTAACTAAGCAGAGGGACTATAGCGTAATGGGAATACTTTTGAATGTTCTTTCTAATCCTTTTGCTTATTCTAGTGAACAGAATCAATATACTACTTTACCTGAACCATCTGCAAAACCCTATAGAACATTTTGTGGGACTTAATTATGTAAAAAACGAGGGACTTGTTTTCATCCCTCGTTTTATGTGACTTTATAATTACTTTGGAGTTACTAAACTTTTCTTACGCCACTTACCTCTCTTAAAGAAAATTGTAGTTATTATAGCCCCCATTGTCCAAGATACAAGTAGGGAAATAAAAGTAGATTCAGGTCTGCCTGTAGGATAGGCTGCACTTCTTGTAAAATAAGCAATAGTATAAGCAACTGGTACACGCAATATAACAGTAGTAATAAGTGAAATCCACATTGGTGTCATAGTATCTCCTGCACCGCGCATAACCCCAGATAAACACTGTGTTATTGCCATTGCAATATAACCTACAGCAAGAATTTTCATCATATGCATAGCTAAGTCAACAAGTTCCTTTGTGTCAGTAAAAATTCCCATGAGGTACCTGCCAAAAACTAAAATAGTTATAGTAATTATCGTTGATACTCCAACTGCAATCATTGTGCCCTGCTTAGTTCCCTTATCAACTCTATCCATTTTCTTAGCTCCTATGTTTTGTCCTGCATATGTTGTCATTGCATTTCCAAAAGAAAAGTTTGGCATCATAGCAAACCCATCTACACGCATAACTATAACATTGCAAGCTATAACCATTTCTCCAAAGCTATTAGTTAGAGATTGTACAACAATCATTGCAAGAGAAAATATTGCTTGAGTCAAACCTGAAGGTAAACCAAGCTTTATTAACTTAAGAGAGTATTCCTTATTTAATCTCAACATTTTCAAGCCAACATCAAAGTTATTTTTCATCCTCAATAGCTTAAGTAGACAAAGTATTGCTGATACTCCCTGAGCTATTACAGTTGCAAGTGCTACACCTGGAACACCCATATTGAACTTTGCCACAAACAATAGATCAAATCCCACATTCAAAGCTGTTGAAATAAGTAGAAATATAAGTGCTGATAATGAGTCACCGAGTCCACGCAGTACACCAGCAAAGATATTATAATAGGCAAATCCTGCAATTCCTATAAAGAAAATATTAAGATAACCTGTACACCAATCTATAATAGTGTTTGGTGTGTTAAGAAGATTAAGCAAAGGTCTAGTTACTAGAGGACCGACTATCATAATTATTATTGAGGCTATTGCAGTAAGAGATATACATATACCAATAGTATGAGAAAGCTTTTCACGGTCCTTTGCTCCGAAATACTGAGATACCATTATACCCGCACCTACAGAAATCCCCACAAAGAGTACGAGTAATAAGTTTAATATAGGAGATGCACTCCCTACGGCAGCGAGAGCATTGTCTCCTACATATCTACCTACGATAATAGAATCAGCTGTGTTATAAAACTGTTGAGCTATATTTCCAATTAGCATTGGAATAGCAAATTCTACGATTCGTTTCCATGGAGTACCTTCAGTTAAATCTTTAGCTGCAAATAGTTCCTTAAAATTTACCATGTGTAGACCTCCTATTAAAATTATATATATTGTAAGAACTATCATAATCTTAGATGAAATCTAGTTTATATTAATATTAAATGTTTGTCAATTTAGTATTTAAAACAAAAGGGTGTTCCTAAATAGGGACATCCCTTTTGAATGTTTAATTTATTCTATAGCCTTTTTTTACATATTTGCGGTAGTAGTAAATTATAGGATTCCAATAACTTCTAAGACGCTTCTCAAGAGTTTTTCTATACAGTTTTAAATCTAGTACTTCTTCATCTGAAGCTGGAGAAGTACTATACTTGCTTCTTACAAATATATCTGTTATTTCCTGTATTCCCTTTACGTTATGAATATAGAACTTATATGCAATTCGATTTGCATATTCATAGTGAGTTTCGCCATACTCTTGAGGGTAACCTAATAACTCCATAAGCTTGGTTATTTGTTTGTATAGGTATATAATCTTATTATTATTTGATAGCTTGTTTGCTCGCATTTCTTGACAAATATGCTTTGAAAAGCCTATTATAAATCGTACTGGAATTATTAATAGTAGTAGTATCAATAATATATCTGTAATTATTCTTCTAGATATAATAGGTTCATCTTCATATGATCTATCAAATAATGGACCATTCTCTTCATTTTCAAAACCAAAGTTGTCATCTATTATTATATCTCTAGCACTATCTCTAGGAACTCTATCAGGTAGTATTTGATCATCTAACACAGCTTCACTTCTAACCTCAGAAGGTCTGTAGTTTTCCAATCTAGGTTGTATTGGATAAACAGGTGTAGGCTCAAAGGTCATCCAACCAACAGGCTCTATA
This Proteiniborus sp. DW1 DNA region includes the following protein-coding sequences:
- a CDS encoding heavy-metal-associated domain-containing protein, with the protein product MKSATIQLETLACPSCMLKIEGALKSLDGIDQDTVKVSFNSSKVKVDFQEDKVSIDEIEDSIKKLGYEVIKSKVK
- a CDS encoding ABC transporter ATP-binding protein; the encoded protein is MVIKVKNLVKRYDDLIALDHLNLEVKEGEIFGLLGPNGSGKTTAINCILSLLKYDKGTIEIYGKPMTPDAYDIKRNIGIIMQNVAVFEELNVYENIDYFCGMYITDKKKRRGLVDEAIDFVGLKDYRKFYPKKLSGGLLRRLNIACGIAHKPNLIILDEPTVAVDPQSRNNILEGIQRLNKEGATIVYTSHYMEEVEEICTRIAIMDKGKIIATGTNDELKDMINSGETITIEIFKFDKNILDDIRKFPHISSVDFNDSLLVVKSSKGKNNLVALLDYLKSKNIPIGKIYSEPPTLNDVFLEITGKELRD
- a CDS encoding response regulator transcription factor, giving the protein MKVVVVDDDNLVCLALKTILEAEENISVVGIGHNGKEAIELYNSLNPDILLMDIRMELMSGIDAGEAILNKDKNAKILFLTTFSDDEYIVKALRMGAKGYIIKQNFECIVPALKAVFMGQSVFGDDIVSKIPSLINGSETTDFSKYGITEKELEIITAVAEGLSNREIANKLYLSEGTVRNSLSTILSKLDLRDRTQLAIFYYKNK
- a CDS encoding sensor histidine kinase, which translates into the protein MKRLIDKAIILAVLLAFYVSNTNSPYMIVPILATIICSAIISYFEKQFITIVIFVIYIIASLFIPALLFLVPLLCYDVVLMDPKWLWALSVIPLILNFTEVQPESRLLIAAFILFTYVLKSRTVSLQILEKDYHVLRDNAKEISMQLEKQNKELLEKQDYEINLATLTERNRIARDIHDNVGHLLSRCILQIGALLAINKDDKTKESLVVIKDTLSEAMDSIRDSVHNLHEKAIDLHTEIQKLIENFNFCPISFDYDIESNIKKDIKNCFITITKEALSNIIKHSNATEASITVREHPSLYQLIIKDNGSPCNYNSENGIGIKNITDRVTSLGGNVNISTDKGFRIFISIPKK
- a CDS encoding heavy metal translocating P-type ATPase, whose protein sequence is MQRQILSNKNKIVLFSGILIAVGFLSKWTMDNIYIFEWSLIIASILGLAPIAIQAIQALRVKVVSIDVLVTIAVVSAFLIQNYEESAIVTFLFLFGAFLEQRTLNKTRSAIKELTEMAPESALKQMGNGEFEEVEVDEVDVGDVLLVKTGAKVPVDGTVLSGEASINEASITGESLPVRKEKGSNVFAGTILDNGTIQVVADRVGEDTTFGKIIELVEEAQDSKSEAERFIDRFSKYYTPVVLVLSFIVWLFSRDIELAITILVLGCPGALVIGVPVSNVAGIGNGARHGILLKGSEVIRDFSRLDTMVFDKTGTLTVGNPSVAEKEYYGDEIDEVLGYLASVERESDHPLAKAVLEEIGETTFSPVENTEVIKGGGIVAKVNGHRIAVGNITLMERENVELDEKAKADVESLEKNGNSLVLTAVDGKLKVLMGVRDQIRSGVKEDLLKLKKLGVKKLVMLSGDNQGTVDLVSRELGLTEAHGNMLPGDKSVYIKKLIEEGQIVAFVGDGVNDSPSLALANIGIAMGGGTDVAIETSDVVLMNSDFSCLPHALGLTKAIARNMKQNIFIAVGVVLVLLASVLFSEWMNMSIGMLVHEGSILAVILNGMRLLRYNLRK